One Hyphomonadaceae bacterium BL14 genomic window, GGGTGATCCTGATTGATGGCGAGCCCATCGGGGCGATCAACCGCATCCCTGCCGAGGGCGAGGTGCGCGCCAACATGCATGTGGGCGGCAAGGCAGTGGAATCCACGCTGTCGGCGCGTGATCTGGAGATTTGCGCCATCATCGGCCCGGAGCTGAAGCGGCGGGGCCTCGTGTTTGTCGGGATCGATGTGATCGGGCGCTACCTGACTGAAATCAACGTCACCTCGCCCACCGGCCTGCAGGAGCTGCGGCGGTTTTCCGGCGTGGACGGCTCGGCCCTGATCGCCGACTGGATCGAAGCGAAGCGGGCATGATCGATGAGGCCACATTGCGCCTGCAATGGGCGCTGAGCTATCCGTTCGCGCGGCCCAGGCAGGCCTTCGTGTTCCTCAACGGGGCCAGCTGGGCAATCACCTCCACACACGGCGGCTTCGCGCAGTGGCGGGTGCATGTGGCCCGGGACGATGTGGCGCTGGGCGATCTGCTGACGCCGGGCCAGCTTGGTGATTATGAAGCCGGCGCCTATCACGCCGTGGCGGCTGTCGGCTCCAACGCCGCGCCGGGCCAGCTGCGTCGCAAATTCGCCGCGCACCTTGATGATGTGGCGATCCTGGTCATCCCCATCACCGTGCCCGAGCACATTGTCGCCTATGCCAACCGGCTGGCCGAATATGGCTCCGTGCCCGCCACGCTGGTGGCGCGCCCGGGCGGGACGGCACGGGTCTGGGCGACACTGTTGAGCGCGCGCGACTATGCCATCATGAACGCGACGGAAGACCGCGGTGCCGTCTATGACGGCGTGCCGATCGCCCCGTCCGATGCGCCGCCCGCGGTCAGGGCACCGTTCGAGGCCTATGCCTGTCTCAGCGGCTGCTTGCCGCTGCGGGTCGCCGCCTTCCCCTCCACAGGATGCGGCTGGCCCGAGGGCGGGCAGTGGGAGGCACAATCCATGGCGATCGAGGCGCTGGGCCTTGATCTGCCGGTCGACCGGTTCGTGCTGGAGAATGTGTCGGACGCCCGCCTGCGCGACGCGCGCGATCAGGCCCTGTCGGCGGTTTTTCCGGAGAACCGCTGGATCAACGCGTCCGGGTCATAGGCCTGGTCCGGGCGCGGCCGGTACATCCAGGCAATCGCGCCGCCGATCAGGGCAAACGGCGCGCCCATCACCGCCAGCAGGCCGGCATTGCGCGCCAGCAACATGTATCCTGTGAAGGTGATGGCCCCGATGACGAGGGCGAGGCCGGCCGCGCACAGGATGAGACGGGTGCGCAAGGATGGCCCCTCACGGAATGCAATCTCGCCGGCGCGCGGGCGCAGGGCGGTGTGCAGCGCGATGATCGCCTTGCGGAAGGCATAGCCCTCATCGCTCCAGCCGCCATCGGGCTTCAGACGGCGCGAGCCGAAGGCGATCTCGCTGGACCCGGCGCGCACGCGGCACACCACCAGCGCGCCGGTCCCGGCACCGGGTGCCGGCTCCACCGTCAGGCGCACTTCGGTAATGGCCGCCAGATCAATGCGTTTGAACAGCGCGCCCTTGTCGGACAGGTCAAGGCGGTCCGGGTAAAGGCTCACCGTACGCGTGGGGGCCACCACCGAGCGGCGGTCCTCGAGCATGATGATCGGCGATGACGCGGTCATGACGTGCGCCCGGGCTTGCCCTGAACGGGCGAACAGGGCAGCGTCAGCATCATGACCATGGCGCGCAAATTCCTCGTGATCGCAGACGGCTCCGACGAGAGCCGTCTGGCTGCATACTTTGCTGCGCGCCGGGCGCGCAAGACCGATGGCGCGGTGACCATTCTGGCGGTGGCGCAGGTGGAAAGCTCGGGCGAGCTGTGGCTGGGCGTCGGCGACGCCATGCGCGCCGAGGCGCTGCACAATGCCGAAGCAGCGCTGGAAAGTCTCGCCGAAGACGTCGAAGAGGTCACCGGCGCGCGCCCTGAAGTGATTCTGCGCGAGGGCGTCCTGCTGGACGAGCTGCGTCAGCTGATCGAGACCGATGACGCCATCGCCATCCTGGTGCTGGGCGCGGCGGCCGAAGGCGATGGACCCGGCCCGCTGGTCAGTGCGCTGGGGCGCGGCAAGGGCCTGTTCGACGCCCGGGTGATCCCGGTGACCGTGGTGCCCGCCGGCCTGACCCGCGATCAGCTCAAGGCGCTGGCCTGAGGGCCTGCCCGGTCCGGTGCCCGCGCGCCGGGACCCGGGCTGCTATCCGCGCGGCAATGCCGCCGTCAGGCCGGCCACAGAGGCACTGCGCGGAGCCACCGCTTCACCGTCAGCATGGACGATGGAGACGAACTCCCGGCCCAGCGCGGCACCCATCATGGACGGTGCCTGGTCGATGGCGTGCACCAGCAGACCTGGCACATACACCGCCGGCTCGCCGGGCGGCGCATTGGGGTTCAGACGCGCCCGCGACGCCTGGAGCAGCGCCAGATCGGACAGGGCGCGCACATCGGCATTGGCGTCAAAGCTGCCCGTGTCCATCACCAGGCGGTCGGC contains:
- a CDS encoding universal stress protein; this encodes MARKFLVIADGSDESRLAAYFAARRARKTDGAVTILAVAQVESSGELWLGVGDAMRAEALHNAEAALESLAEDVEEVTGARPEVILREGVLLDELRQLIETDDAIAILVLGAAAEGDGPGPLVSALGRGKGLFDARVIPVTVVPAGLTRDQLKALA